A single genomic interval of Rosistilla ulvae harbors:
- a CDS encoding DUF1501 domain-containing protein has product MHTINRRESLFRLGTSLGSIAATALVSDDARANGTSTSPLAPKAGHFPAKARNCIFLMMEGGPSHIDTFDPKPSLRKLHLKEFTRRGEQKSAMKSGKRYYVESPFRFGKHGESGADMADNWTHLSKLADDLCFYRGCQVDSVNHPTAMYQMNCGNRFGGDPGLGAWVTYGLGSENQNLPGFLVLPEVSYPQGGAANWSNGYLPAFYQGTPLRPKGSPILDLQPPPGVTAARQRANLDFLNKLNADHAAKHPAHDDLNARIESYELAFRMQMEVPNAIDLSGEDAKTLDLYGIGGEATDAFGRKCLLARKMVEKGVRFVQLYNGSWDSHDYIERAHGNLVRSVDQPIAALIQDLKQRGLLESTLIVWCGEFGRTPDNGVRGGVAYGRDHNPNAMTIWMAGGGCNAGHTIGATDELGMTAVENVHHVRDFHCTLLRLLGLDDNKLTYYHAGRFKQLSQFGGKVIDELIA; this is encoded by the coding sequence ATGCATACAATCAATCGCCGCGAAAGTCTTTTCCGACTTGGCACCTCGCTTGGCAGCATCGCCGCGACTGCACTGGTTTCCGACGATGCCCGTGCCAACGGCACCTCCACTTCCCCCCTTGCTCCCAAGGCTGGACATTTTCCGGCGAAGGCTAGGAACTGCATCTTTCTGATGATGGAGGGTGGGCCTTCGCACATCGACACCTTCGACCCCAAGCCGTCGCTGCGCAAGTTGCACTTGAAGGAATTCACTCGCCGGGGAGAGCAGAAATCGGCGATGAAAAGCGGCAAACGCTACTACGTCGAAAGTCCGTTTCGTTTCGGCAAACATGGCGAAAGCGGAGCCGACATGGCGGACAACTGGACGCACCTGTCCAAGCTCGCCGACGACTTGTGCTTCTATCGCGGATGCCAAGTCGACAGCGTCAATCATCCGACGGCGATGTATCAAATGAACTGCGGCAATCGCTTTGGCGGCGATCCGGGACTGGGAGCTTGGGTGACTTATGGACTGGGTAGCGAAAACCAAAACCTGCCCGGCTTCCTGGTCCTGCCCGAGGTGTCGTATCCTCAAGGCGGCGCGGCGAATTGGAGCAACGGCTACCTGCCCGCTTTCTATCAGGGAACGCCGCTGCGTCCCAAGGGATCGCCGATCCTCGACCTGCAACCGCCGCCCGGCGTGACCGCCGCGAGGCAGCGAGCGAATCTCGATTTTTTGAACAAGCTCAACGCCGACCATGCCGCGAAGCATCCCGCTCACGATGACCTAAACGCTCGGATCGAAAGTTATGAACTGGCCTTCCGGATGCAGATGGAAGTCCCCAATGCGATCGATCTATCGGGAGAGGACGCGAAGACGCTGGACCTTTATGGCATCGGCGGCGAGGCGACCGATGCCTTTGGCCGCAAGTGCCTGCTGGCTCGAAAGATGGTTGAAAAAGGAGTCCGCTTCGTCCAACTCTACAACGGTTCCTGGGACAGCCACGACTACATCGAACGCGCTCACGGCAACCTAGTCCGCAGCGTCGATCAACCGATCGCCGCGCTGATCCAAGACTTGAAACAGCGTGGATTGTTGGAGAGCACACTGATCGTGTGGTGCGGCGAATTCGGTCGCACTCCGGACAACGGAGTTCGTGGCGGCGTAGCATACGGTCGCGATCACAATCCCAACGCGATGACGATCTGGATGGCTGGAGGCGGCTGCAATGCCGGACATACGATCGGAGCGACCGACGAGCTGGGCATGACCGCTGTCGAAAACGTCCACCACGTCCGCGATTTCCACTGCACCCTGCTTCGCCTGCTGGGCTTGGACGACAACAAACTGACTTACTATCACGCCGGACGCTTTAAACAGCTCAGTCAATTCGGCGGCAAGGTGATCGATGAGCTGATTGCATGA
- a CDS encoding cadherin domain-containing protein — translation MMHHRTKRQRGLRLEALERRHLLAGVISELSMDTTEQFFELRGQPDATIPQGTYFTVVESTGNSLGGRVETVLDLSGQSYGANGFLVVAQAGHSFSIDASANALVSSSTAMSGLPAGVHLAGDFSVFTATAFFLQSSTAPVAGDDIDLDNDGTIDPDGVAATWTIHDSVTIGRIHDFYGYGQTVFGPQSNQQSLQANSTYIPTDENTGDNYDYVARIGDSSGSGAEDWVAARLYDDFGDTQGLRLNNGSVISDSATPTVFSGRELDHVGTYNFFGGVRGRVTNNSAGAPIPGVTVLADTNGNGIRDVITTVIEPDSVLAGTEMTNLFPGITLSVADRSTGALKGGVSSITETIGLASTGTRVFGDDAASFGFNDVLRVDFYRDADSVQIDAIGDAFSLPAVVRMEAFNRDGESIAFTRSVSLQNGQRQQLRLQSATGEIASVLIYEESGNGWYVNYDRMVVTQKEAIAITDAAGEYHLGYLTPDSYQITIPEGVGAIPVLPVDATQAVTIDSTEHFDVDFVFTNNQPPVIDTTTLVMEVDENSPIVTPVGIVQASDPNAGQSIRYRLVDGTGRRYFALDPISGEIRVSNPRGLDFELSREYTLVVEASDSFLPRQTDQATITVSINNANDAPTFADNRFTVAEDAAGGFVLGTVLASDQDALNEDSIEPESPNAPIGEESGQFTFAIADPVWGEAFSIDPDSGVLTLIDPAVLDFETSPEMLLTIAATDQGLKPQTKLGQVRIMVLDANEPPQLDDTPITIGEDAQPGSLVALPAIFDPEGHDLFSRTIVSGNGQSMFEIDSNTGEIRLANDATLDYENQTTYQIVVRVVEVPDGDGEPATALSSETPLTIQVLNVDEPPQVEFDATAIAENAAAGTVVASVSAIDPEGEEVTITQRGGSTKFVFDPLTNQVKVADGAVLDFESDQEYSIQLRATDASFPPNFSDLIIPITVNDAPETPTIVSQTLTVPENSPTGPLNASVAAIDPDSNDPLRYEIVAGDGAAVFTIDDATGRLSLRPGTTLDFEGSQIEFALEILVTDSTGLFDTQTVQVVVQDVNERPTIRQDFANLQLQVGRRFCFTFGDDLFSDPDANTTFEVSLSSSQGELPDWLSYDSVTRNLHGTPQSDDVGVISLGVRVTDSGEVPLTASDAFTVSVLDSDVGDFYTSNCVSAWQNPGDRFDVNDDGSVAPIDAVIILNYLNRYGAQTVPEGQAPPHYLDVDGDSIIRPIDALQVLNYLNSNPSRTAVPAPEAEQTATATDAALLELTAIPQQDAATADGSPDATPAWNHSSGDADRDDEPNDNAAIDESLRQFLLA, via the coding sequence ATGATGCACCACCGGACCAAACGACAACGTGGGCTTCGGCTCGAAGCTTTGGAACGCCGACATCTGTTGGCTGGCGTGATTAGCGAGCTTTCGATGGACACCACGGAACAGTTCTTCGAATTGCGTGGGCAGCCCGATGCGACGATTCCCCAAGGCACGTATTTTACGGTGGTCGAGAGCACCGGTAATTCACTGGGCGGACGGGTCGAAACGGTCCTGGATCTTTCGGGGCAATCTTACGGCGCCAATGGATTTCTGGTCGTGGCGCAGGCCGGTCATTCGTTTTCGATCGACGCGTCGGCCAACGCCTTGGTCAGTTCTTCGACCGCGATGAGCGGGCTGCCGGCGGGGGTGCATCTGGCCGGTGATTTCTCCGTCTTCACCGCGACGGCGTTTTTCCTGCAATCCTCGACTGCCCCGGTCGCTGGCGATGACATCGATCTCGACAACGATGGCACGATCGATCCCGACGGCGTTGCCGCAACATGGACGATTCACGATTCGGTTACGATCGGAAGGATCCATGATTTTTATGGATATGGGCAAACCGTCTTCGGCCCGCAATCCAACCAACAGTCGCTGCAAGCCAATTCCACCTATATCCCGACCGACGAAAACACCGGCGACAACTACGACTACGTTGCCCGGATCGGAGACTCCAGCGGATCGGGAGCGGAGGATTGGGTTGCCGCCCGACTGTACGACGATTTCGGCGACACGCAGGGACTCCGTTTGAACAACGGAAGCGTGATCAGCGATTCGGCGACGCCGACCGTTTTCAGCGGACGCGAATTGGACCACGTGGGGACCTATAATTTCTTTGGCGGAGTCCGCGGCAGGGTGACCAACAACTCCGCTGGTGCTCCGATCCCCGGTGTCACCGTACTGGCTGACACGAATGGTAACGGGATCCGCGACGTGATCACGACGGTGATCGAACCCGATTCGGTTCTCGCCGGCACCGAAATGACAAATCTCTTTCCAGGGATCACGCTGAGTGTTGCCGATCGATCGACCGGTGCTCTGAAAGGTGGGGTTTCATCGATAACCGAAACAATCGGCCTGGCTTCCACCGGTACGCGGGTGTTCGGCGACGACGCGGCATCGTTTGGGTTCAACGATGTGCTGCGCGTCGATTTTTATCGCGATGCCGATTCGGTGCAGATCGATGCAATCGGCGATGCTTTTTCCCTGCCAGCGGTCGTGCGAATGGAAGCGTTTAATCGCGATGGCGAATCGATTGCCTTCACCCGTAGCGTGTCATTGCAGAACGGCCAACGACAACAACTGAGATTGCAATCGGCGACCGGCGAAATCGCATCGGTGCTGATCTACGAGGAATCGGGCAATGGATGGTACGTCAACTACGACCGCATGGTCGTCACCCAAAAGGAAGCGATCGCAATAACCGACGCCGCCGGCGAATACCACTTGGGTTACCTGACGCCGGACAGCTACCAGATCACAATTCCCGAAGGCGTCGGCGCGATTCCTGTTCTGCCAGTCGACGCAACGCAAGCGGTCACGATCGATTCCACCGAGCACTTCGACGTCGACTTTGTGTTTACCAATAACCAGCCTCCCGTGATCGACACGACCACGCTGGTCATGGAGGTCGATGAAAACTCGCCGATCGTCACGCCCGTTGGAATCGTGCAAGCCTCCGATCCCAACGCTGGGCAGAGCATCCGGTATCGGTTGGTCGACGGCACCGGCAGAAGATACTTCGCCCTCGATCCAATCAGCGGGGAGATTCGGGTCAGCAATCCACGCGGGCTCGATTTCGAATTGTCCCGAGAGTATACGCTGGTCGTCGAAGCCTCCGATAGCTTTTTGCCCCGGCAAACGGATCAGGCCACGATCACCGTTTCGATAAATAATGCCAACGACGCGCCGACGTTTGCCGACAATCGATTCACGGTTGCCGAAGACGCTGCCGGCGGATTCGTTCTCGGCACGGTCCTGGCCAGCGACCAAGACGCGTTGAACGAAGACAGCATCGAGCCCGAATCCCCCAATGCGCCGATCGGCGAAGAGAGTGGACAGTTTACATTCGCGATCGCCGACCCCGTTTGGGGAGAAGCATTTTCGATCGATCCCGATTCGGGTGTGCTGACCTTGATCGACCCGGCAGTGCTCGATTTCGAAACCAGCCCTGAAATGTTGCTAACCATCGCCGCGACCGACCAAGGGCTTAAGCCACAAACAAAACTGGGCCAGGTTCGGATCATGGTGCTCGATGCGAATGAACCGCCGCAATTGGATGACACGCCGATCACCATCGGCGAGGATGCGCAACCCGGCAGCCTCGTGGCCCTACCCGCCATTTTCGATCCCGAAGGACACGATCTCTTCTCCCGAACGATCGTCTCGGGCAATGGCCAATCGATGTTCGAGATCGACAGTAACACCGGCGAGATCCGGTTAGCCAACGACGCGACATTGGACTATGAAAATCAGACGACATACCAGATCGTCGTGCGCGTTGTAGAGGTCCCCGACGGCGACGGTGAACCCGCCACAGCGTTGAGCTCGGAGACACCGCTGACGATCCAGGTTCTAAACGTGGACGAACCACCCCAGGTCGAATTTGACGCCACGGCGATCGCTGAAAATGCAGCCGCCGGAACCGTCGTGGCTTCCGTGTCGGCGATCGATCCCGAAGGGGAAGAGGTCACGATCACGCAACGTGGCGGGTCGACAAAGTTTGTCTTCGACCCGCTGACCAACCAGGTGAAAGTCGCCGACGGCGCGGTCCTCGACTTCGAGTCGGACCAGGAATACTCGATTCAATTGCGGGCAACCGACGCTTCCTTTCCGCCCAACTTCTCCGACTTGATCATTCCAATCACCGTTAACGACGCCCCCGAAACTCCGACGATCGTTTCGCAAACCTTAACCGTTCCGGAAAACTCTCCCACGGGACCATTGAACGCATCGGTCGCTGCGATCGACCCCGACTCCAACGATCCGCTTCGATACGAGATCGTTGCTGGTGACGGCGCGGCGGTGTTTACGATCGACGACGCCACCGGAAGACTGTCGCTGCGACCGGGAACAACCCTCGATTTCGAAGGCTCCCAAATTGAATTTGCGTTGGAGATCCTGGTAACCGACTCAACAGGGCTCTTCGACACCCAAACGGTTCAGGTCGTCGTGCAAGATGTCAACGAACGGCCGACGATCAGGCAGGATTTTGCGAATTTGCAATTGCAAGTCGGACGCCGATTCTGTTTCACCTTTGGCGACGATTTGTTCTCCGACCCCGATGCAAACACCACGTTTGAAGTATCGCTTTCGAGCAGCCAAGGCGAATTGCCCGATTGGCTGTCCTACGACAGCGTCACCCGCAACTTGCATGGCACTCCGCAATCAGACGACGTGGGAGTGATCTCGCTGGGCGTTCGCGTAACCGATTCGGGTGAAGTGCCGTTGACCGCATCGGACGCCTTCACCGTCTCGGTCCTCGATTCCGATGTAGGTGATTTTTATACGTCGAATTGTGTTTCGGCGTGGCAAAACCCAGGGGACCGATTCGACGTCAACGACGATGGTAGTGTCGCCCCGATCGACGCGGTGATCATCCTGAACTACCTGAATCGCTATGGAGCTCAAACGGTCCCCGAGGGGCAGGCACCACCTCACTATCTCGATGTCGATGGCGACAGCATCATTCGTCCGATCGATGCGTTGCAGGTGTTGAATTATCTAAATTCGAACCCTTCGCGCACCGCTGTTCCCGCTCCCGAAGCCGAGCAGACTGCGACAGCCACCGACGCTGCACTGTTGGAATTGACCGCCATTCCGCAGCAAGACGCAGCCACGGCGGATGGTTCCCCCGACGCGACACCCGCGTGGAATCACTCCAGCGGGGATGCCGATCGCGACGACGAACCCAATGACAACGCGGCGATCGACGAATCGCTGCGGCAGTTTTTGTTAGCTTAG
- a CDS encoding metal ABC transporter permease, protein MNALQSLTWSLDGWIIVAGCLCALSAALLGNFLVLRKMSMLGDAITHAVLPGLAAAFLLTGNRSSIAMFVGAVIVGVLTALFSEWIRGFGKVDEGASMGVVFTSLFALGLVMIVQAADHVDLDPGCVLYGAIELTPLDLVRFAGLEIPRVVAVLSVVLCINIAFVTLFYKELKLSSFDASLATALGFRATLIHYSLMTLVAITAVASFESVGNILVVAMFVVPPAAALMLTDRLWMVILLSSLIAIASGVLGHLSALVVPGWFGYRSTSTSGMMAVATGLLFVVAMLFGPRHGVLVKSIRRRILSWRILAEDVLAVMFRMEEHRDHVVATGAQLGQRLMAGPLSTAVLLRMHQGRGNVQPIDAGYRLTKRGRTQARWLVRSHRLWEQYLVDEAGVDTDRLHAKADALEHVTDAEMGDKLNRETRDTQTDPHGSPIPPLEH, encoded by the coding sequence ATGAACGCATTGCAAAGCTTAACATGGTCGCTGGACGGTTGGATCATCGTCGCGGGATGTCTTTGCGCGCTTTCAGCGGCGTTGCTCGGCAATTTCCTGGTACTTCGCAAGATGAGCATGCTGGGCGACGCGATCACCCACGCGGTCCTGCCCGGCCTAGCTGCGGCGTTTCTGCTGACGGGCAATCGCAGCAGCATCGCGATGTTTGTCGGCGCGGTGATCGTCGGCGTGCTGACGGCGCTGTTCAGCGAGTGGATCCGAGGGTTTGGCAAAGTCGATGAAGGGGCGTCGATGGGAGTCGTCTTTACCTCGCTATTTGCCCTTGGTCTGGTGATGATCGTGCAAGCCGCCGATCACGTCGATCTCGATCCGGGCTGCGTGTTGTATGGCGCGATCGAATTGACGCCGTTGGATCTTGTGCGTTTCGCCGGGCTGGAAATCCCCCGCGTCGTCGCGGTGCTGAGCGTGGTGCTGTGCATCAACATCGCATTTGTGACGCTGTTCTATAAAGAGTTGAAACTCAGTTCGTTCGACGCTTCGCTGGCGACCGCGTTGGGCTTTCGAGCGACGTTGATCCATTATTCGCTGATGACGCTGGTGGCGATCACCGCGGTGGCAAGTTTTGAAAGCGTCGGCAATATCTTGGTCGTGGCAATGTTTGTTGTGCCGCCAGCGGCGGCGCTGATGTTGACCGATCGGCTGTGGATGGTGATTTTGCTGAGCAGTCTGATCGCGATCGCCTCGGGCGTGCTAGGGCATCTGTCGGCGCTGGTCGTTCCCGGTTGGTTCGGGTACCGCAGCACAAGCACCTCGGGGATGATGGCCGTTGCCACGGGGTTGCTGTTTGTTGTCGCGATGCTGTTTGGACCTCGACACGGTGTGCTGGTCAAATCGATTCGGCGGCGAATCCTCAGCTGGCGGATCTTGGCGGAAGATGTGTTGGCGGTGATGTTCCGCATGGAAGAGCACCGCGACCATGTTGTCGCGACGGGAGCCCAGTTGGGGCAACGCTTGATGGCCGGTCCGCTCTCGACTGCTGTGTTGTTGCGAATGCATCAAGGGCGTGGCAACGTGCAACCGATCGACGCCGGATATCGGTTGACCAAGCGTGGACGCACCCAGGCGCGGTGGCTTGTCCGCAGCCATCGCCTGTGGGAACAATACCTTGTCGATGAAGCGGGAGTCGACACCGACCGACTGCACGCCAAAGCGGACGCTCTGGAACATGTGACCGATGCGGAGATGGGGGACAAGTTGAATCGCGAGACCCGCGATACGCAAACCGATCCCCACGGCAGTCCGATCCCACCGCTAGAGCACTGA
- a CDS encoding PSD1 and planctomycete cytochrome C domain-containing protein, giving the protein MALLAILLTSGIAPASAADKPNKELSGESEVLFVRRIAPMFREKCLGCHGQDPEAIEGGIDFRAIAPLLAGGDSGEAGIVPGQPNASSIYLAAARGEDAFSAMPPKESEALSDEQLRWLGRWIETGAHWPADERTLAIETEYADAWSSEDGVKVNTSGGLDSNWTNRRYDPAGLWAYQPVKGRLSLHESAANAAHSGGAKRGDVDHFIDDAMPDGIAVAPRADRRTLIRRATFDLTGLPPTPGEIASFLSDPADDKTAFRSLVDRLLASPHYGERMAQHWLDVTRYADSSGFANDYQRGNAWRYRDYVIRSFNDDKPYDQFVREQIAGDEIDPDDPEGIIAVGFLRMGPWELTGMEVAKVARMRFLDDVTNSVGETFLGQSLQCCRCHDHKFDPIPTRDYYSIQAVFATTQLAERPARFLRDENTSGFDEKTYLEQQRNSYAQTQQQLDEVLLENAEKWYADMGVFRSAKERSDDQRPTAEQTTTQAEHTFAERKATIKQRWNDAVAKAKQKRSGRGIFAAARGALISAGVDPQEIPPVRVGFTPQQFGLERVSRKGMQRLQWEFDRYQPFAHSVYNGHTPSMTSVSQPLRMPNDRTRGELEKSVIHTGGDPFDAGEPVAAGVLSVIADQVSAEIPGTIDGRRTVLANWIADPKNPLTTRVIANRIWQWHFGRAIARNPNNFGSTGKRPTHPELLDWLAGELVASGWSIKHLHRTIMNSDTYCRSTRYPHPAEADETQEPQTLDRDAMARASYAYAVFLPRRLSAEELRDSMLSVSGELNPAVGGIPCRPIINAEVALQPRQVMGTFAAAWTPNPKPQQRNRRSIYVLKLRGLVTPGLEVFNAPSPDFSCERRDTSTVTPQVFAMFNSRNTHARARALASEAIQNTSDPTEAIGMIYQRLFSREATAEEIERSVTHWQRIWSMLPATADPVDPPAREVIREAVEENTGERFRFTETRHALDDFQPDIQPSEMDQKARALADVCLVLMNSNEFVYVY; this is encoded by the coding sequence TTGGCCCTCCTGGCAATCCTCCTCACCAGCGGTATCGCACCGGCAAGCGCCGCAGACAAACCAAACAAAGAACTATCCGGCGAAAGCGAAGTCCTCTTCGTCCGCCGGATCGCACCGATGTTCCGTGAGAAGTGCCTCGGCTGTCACGGCCAGGATCCCGAAGCGATCGAAGGCGGAATCGACTTCCGCGCGATCGCTCCATTGCTTGCCGGCGGAGACAGCGGCGAAGCTGGCATCGTACCGGGACAGCCCAACGCGAGTTCGATCTATCTGGCGGCGGCACGAGGCGAAGACGCTTTCTCAGCGATGCCACCGAAAGAAAGCGAAGCCCTCAGCGATGAACAACTCCGGTGGCTCGGGCGTTGGATTGAAACGGGAGCCCACTGGCCAGCGGATGAACGGACGCTCGCGATCGAAACGGAATACGCCGACGCCTGGTCGTCCGAAGATGGCGTGAAGGTCAACACCTCCGGCGGTCTCGATAGCAACTGGACCAACCGGCGCTACGACCCGGCGGGCCTGTGGGCGTATCAACCGGTCAAAGGTCGCCTTTCGCTCCACGAAAGTGCGGCAAACGCTGCGCACTCTGGCGGAGCGAAACGGGGCGATGTCGATCACTTTATCGACGATGCAATGCCCGACGGGATCGCCGTCGCACCGCGAGCGGACCGCCGGACGCTGATCCGCCGCGCAACCTTCGATCTGACCGGATTGCCACCGACGCCCGGCGAGATCGCTAGCTTCCTCAGCGACCCAGCGGATGACAAAACCGCCTTTCGATCGCTCGTCGATCGCTTGCTCGCTTCACCTCATTACGGCGAACGGATGGCCCAACATTGGCTCGACGTGACTCGCTACGCCGACTCCTCCGGCTTCGCTAACGATTACCAGCGGGGCAACGCCTGGCGATACCGCGACTATGTCATTCGGTCGTTTAACGACGACAAACCTTACGACCAATTTGTCCGCGAGCAGATCGCGGGGGACGAGATCGATCCCGACGATCCTGAAGGCATCATCGCCGTGGGGTTCCTTCGCATGGGCCCTTGGGAATTGACAGGCATGGAAGTCGCCAAGGTAGCCCGAATGCGATTCCTGGACGACGTGACCAACAGCGTGGGCGAAACGTTTCTCGGCCAATCGCTGCAATGCTGTCGTTGTCACGATCACAAATTCGATCCGATCCCTACTCGCGATTATTACAGCATCCAAGCCGTTTTCGCGACGACGCAATTGGCGGAACGACCTGCCCGTTTTCTGCGGGATGAGAACACCAGCGGTTTTGATGAGAAGACGTATCTCGAACAGCAGCGGAACAGCTACGCCCAAACGCAGCAGCAGTTAGATGAAGTCCTGCTGGAGAACGCAGAAAAATGGTACGCCGACATGGGCGTCTTTCGCTCCGCGAAAGAGCGTTCCGATGATCAACGCCCGACTGCGGAGCAAACGACGACTCAAGCTGAACACACTTTCGCGGAGCGAAAGGCGACCATCAAGCAGCGATGGAACGATGCGGTTGCCAAGGCAAAACAGAAACGTTCGGGGCGGGGGATTTTTGCTGCCGCTCGTGGTGCTCTGATCTCTGCGGGAGTCGATCCACAGGAGATACCACCGGTCCGCGTCGGATTCACTCCGCAACAATTTGGGCTCGAACGCGTCTCTCGCAAAGGCATGCAACGACTGCAATGGGAATTCGATCGCTACCAACCTTTTGCGCATTCGGTCTACAACGGCCACACGCCGTCGATGACATCCGTCTCCCAACCGCTTCGAATGCCCAATGATCGCACTCGCGGTGAGCTCGAAAAATCGGTGATCCATACCGGCGGCGACCCGTTTGACGCGGGCGAACCTGTCGCTGCGGGAGTGTTGAGTGTGATCGCGGACCAGGTTTCGGCGGAGATCCCCGGAACGATTGATGGTCGCCGAACAGTGCTCGCCAATTGGATCGCCGATCCCAAAAATCCGCTCACCACGCGCGTGATCGCGAACCGGATCTGGCAATGGCACTTTGGTCGCGCGATCGCGAGAAATCCCAATAACTTCGGCTCGACTGGCAAACGCCCCACGCATCCCGAGTTGCTCGATTGGTTAGCTGGTGAACTGGTTGCCAGCGGTTGGTCGATCAAGCACCTGCACCGCACGATCATGAACTCCGACACCTATTGTCGGTCGACTCGATACCCGCACCCCGCGGAAGCGGATGAAACACAAGAGCCCCAAACGCTTGATCGCGACGCGATGGCCCGCGCGTCGTACGCGTACGCAGTCTTCCTGCCGCGGCGTTTGAGTGCCGAAGAGCTTCGCGATTCGATGCTGAGTGTCAGCGGCGAATTAAATCCCGCGGTGGGTGGCATTCCCTGCCGACCGATCATCAATGCGGAAGTTGCGTTGCAACCGCGTCAGGTGATGGGAACGTTTGCTGCGGCGTGGACACCGAATCCCAAGCCACAGCAACGCAACCGCCGCTCGATCTACGTCTTGAAACTCCGCGGCTTAGTCACTCCGGGGCTCGAAGTCTTCAACGCGCCATCCCCCGACTTCTCCTGCGAACGCCGCGACACATCGACAGTCACGCCGCAGGTGTTTGCAATGTTTAACAGCCGCAACACCCACGCCCGGGCGAGGGCATTGGCAAGCGAAGCGATACAAAACACCTCCGATCCGACCGAAGCGATCGGCATGATTTATCAACGATTGTTTAGCCGCGAAGCGACGGCGGAAGAGATCGAGCGATCCGTGACGCATTGGCAGCGGATCTGGTCGATGCTGCCAGCGACAGCGGATCCGGTCGACCCGCCAGCTCGTGAAGTCATCCGCGAAGCGGTTGAGGAGAACACTGGCGAGCGATTCCGTTTCACCGAAACAAGACACGCTCTCGACGACTTCCAACCCGATATCCAACCGAGCGAAATGGATCAAAAAGCCCGAGCCTTGGCGGATGTTTGTTTAGTGCTGATGAATAGCAACGAATTTGTATACGTGTACTGA
- a CDS encoding transposase, with the protein MKEPEFLLTVDNRQVVEATVEEHCKIRNWLLHEVSARSNHVHVIATASGYPPETVRDQLKAWCTRKLKASYPKREHFWTEGASCRYINHEADLESAIAYVREAQDRKGLEDQY; encoded by the coding sequence ATGAAAGAACCTGAGTTCCTGTTAACGGTTGATAACCGCCAGGTCGTTGAAGCGACGGTGGAGGAGCATTGCAAAATCCGGAACTGGTTGCTGCATGAAGTCAGTGCGCGATCGAATCATGTCCATGTGATTGCGACCGCAAGTGGATATCCACCAGAAACCGTTCGTGATCAACTGAAAGCCTGGTGTACTCGTAAGTTGAAAGCAAGCTATCCAAAGCGTGAACACTTTTGGACCGAAGGTGCTAGTTGCCGATACATCAATCACGAAGCCGATCTAGAATCCGCGATAGCATACGTGAGAGAAGCTCAGGACAGAAAAGGACTCGAAGACCAATACTAG